From Cyclobacteriaceae bacterium, a single genomic window includes:
- a CDS encoding DUF4835 family protein — protein MNKILITILLTFILAETFCQELNCKVTVNADQIQTSDRAVFKDMERAIANFMNTRKWSNDAYKNYEKINCSIFLNFSKGTPSIGSYSASAQITVARPVFNTNYESVLFNFADREWEFEYIESQPLEYNDNSYINNLTSMLAYYAYIIIGMDSDSFSEKGGDTYFQKALMVVNNAQSSNRPGWQSIGSNRNRYNLIENINNPQMMEIRKNTYKYHRLALDTFDKTPDDSRQIVLNTLKNLKTVWQIYPNSIYVITFFDSKSTELVNIFSEGSLSIRKEAYDILTTLDPKRNIYQKIISTN, from the coding sequence ATGAATAAAATCCTGATCACCATACTTCTCACTTTTATACTGGCAGAAACCTTTTGCCAGGAGCTGAACTGTAAAGTGACTGTGAATGCGGATCAGATACAAACTTCGGATCGTGCGGTATTCAAAGACATGGAGCGCGCGATCGCCAACTTCATGAACACACGCAAGTGGAGCAATGACGCCTACAAGAACTATGAGAAGATAAACTGTTCCATATTTTTAAATTTCAGCAAAGGAACACCTTCAATCGGATCATACTCAGCCAGTGCACAGATCACAGTGGCAAGACCGGTATTCAATACAAACTATGAAAGTGTTTTGTTCAACTTCGCCGATCGCGAATGGGAGTTCGAATACATAGAATCCCAACCACTGGAATACAACGACAACTCCTACATCAACAACCTGACTTCCATGCTGGCTTATTATGCCTATATCATCATTGGAATGGATTCGGATTCATTCAGTGAAAAGGGCGGCGATACTTATTTTCAAAAGGCATTAATGGTGGTGAACAATGCCCAGTCTTCCAACCGCCCGGGCTGGCAGTCCATCGGAAGCAATCGCAATCGCTATAATCTGATTGAGAACATCAATAATCCGCAGATGATGGAGATCCGCAAGAACACCTACAAGTATCACCGACTGGCGCTGGACACCTTTGACAAAACTCCTGATGACAGCCGGCAGATTGTCCTGAATACATTGAAAAATCTTAAAACTGTGTGGCAGATCTATCCCAATTCAATCTATGTCATCACTTTCTTCGACTCCAAGTCCACGGAACTGGTCAATATCTTTTCTGAAGGCTCCCTCAGTATCCGCAAAGAAGCCTATGATATTCTGACAACGCTGGATCCGAAGCGGAACATCTATCAAAAGATTATCTCGACAAATTAA
- the recN gene encoding DNA repair protein RecN, whose protein sequence is MLTQLTIKNYALIHHLEMHPSEQLTVITGETGAGKSIMLGAIGLLLGNRADTKVLWDETEKCITEGTFDIKPYKLKRLFEEQDLDYSDQTVIRREISPGGKSRAFINDTPVTLDVMRKIGGRLMDVHSQHETLELGSHRFQLSLIDNYAGHATLLSDYQEAWRNFLKAKKTYDELLAESGRLKTEYDFIKFQLDELQKASFRDNEQEQLESSLKINEHGEDIKTRLNQLLGLLGQSDASIQSGLSQAIGLLQPLKNYSPRYEQLAKRLDVLLIELKDIVAEAEQEEEQIEFDPKKAKEIQVRLDLLYSLMQKHRLRDIGGLLAFQETLELQVAKTVNLDEDLSNAKTGFEKNKKLVDELAIRLSASRAKVFASLSKQLVKLLRDLGIEDAVIQIESGKTEPTNSGIDLVEILFSANKGIPPRPLEEVASGGEFSRLMFCVKYIMAEKTSLPTLILDEIDTGVSGEIAMQLGKMMKTMSERHQLITISHLPQIAAKGDQHFLVYKNNSSKKTTSEIKLLDKDERIEEIAKMIGGAKPSTLARANAKELLT, encoded by the coding sequence ATGCTTACGCAACTGACCATTAAGAATTACGCCCTGATCCATCATCTGGAGATGCATCCGTCTGAGCAATTGACGGTCATCACCGGAGAGACAGGTGCTGGTAAATCTATCATGCTGGGAGCTATTGGCTTGCTGTTGGGAAACAGAGCAGACACCAAAGTGCTCTGGGATGAAACAGAAAAGTGTATAACTGAGGGCACATTTGACATCAAACCTTACAAGCTTAAACGCCTTTTCGAGGAACAGGATCTGGACTACAGTGATCAGACTGTCATCCGCAGGGAGATCAGCCCGGGAGGAAAGAGCCGCGCCTTTATCAATGACACACCCGTCACCCTGGATGTCATGCGCAAGATCGGTGGTCGCCTGATGGATGTTCACTCACAGCATGAAACCCTTGAGCTTGGAAGTCACAGGTTCCAATTGTCATTGATTGATAACTATGCCGGTCATGCTACTCTCCTCTCCGATTATCAGGAAGCCTGGAGAAATTTCTTAAAAGCAAAAAAGACTTACGACGAGCTGCTGGCGGAATCCGGAAGACTCAAAACAGAGTATGATTTTATAAAATTCCAACTTGACGAATTGCAGAAAGCTTCCTTCCGTGATAACGAACAGGAGCAACTGGAGTCGAGCCTCAAGATCAATGAACATGGAGAGGACATCAAAACAAGATTAAATCAGTTGCTTGGGTTGTTGGGACAATCCGATGCTTCCATTCAATCAGGATTATCGCAGGCAATTGGATTGCTGCAGCCGTTGAAAAATTATTCCCCCCGCTATGAACAACTTGCAAAGCGGCTTGATGTTTTATTGATTGAATTAAAAGATATCGTTGCTGAAGCGGAACAAGAGGAAGAGCAAATCGAATTTGATCCCAAGAAAGCAAAAGAAATACAGGTAAGACTGGACTTGCTATATAGCTTAATGCAAAAGCATCGTCTTCGAGATATCGGCGGCTTGCTTGCATTTCAGGAAACACTGGAGCTGCAGGTTGCAAAGACCGTGAACCTTGACGAGGACCTTTCCAATGCCAAAACCGGATTTGAAAAGAATAAAAAGCTGGTAGATGAGCTTGCCATCAGGCTGAGTGCTTCAAGAGCAAAGGTTTTTGCTTCACTATCAAAACAATTGGTAAAGCTGCTGCGCGACCTGGGCATTGAAGATGCAGTGATCCAGATTGAATCCGGTAAAACTGAACCCACCAATTCTGGAATTGATCTGGTTGAGATTTTGTTCAGCGCAAACAAAGGAATTCCTCCACGGCCATTGGAAGAAGTTGCTTCCGGAGGAGAATTTTCACGACTGATGTTCTGTGTGAAATACATTATGGCAGAGAAGACATCTTTGCCTACGCTGATCCTGGATGAAATCGACACAGGAGTTTCCGGTGAGATTGCCATGCAGCTTGGCAAGATGATGAAGACGATGTCTGAGCGACATCAACTGATAACGATCAGTCACCTTCCACAGATTGCTGCGAAGGGAGATCAACACTTCCTGGTCTATAAAAACAATTCCAGTAAGAAGACCACCAGTGAGATCAAGCTATTGGACAAGGATGAGCGGATCGAGGAAATAGCAAAGATGATCGGTGGAGCAAAACCTTCAACACTCGCCCGGGCAAATGCAAAAGAACTCCTAACTTAG
- a CDS encoding SLC13/DASS family transporter: protein MGLAAGPILFCLIFFTVTPEVLTEKSIIVLALGAWMVVWWATEAMPIPVTALLPMVLFPLLGVSTGKEAAAPYGDPVIFLFMGGFILALGLERHNLHQRIALSLIRLTGTSGNGIILGFMLSTALISMWISNTATAIMMLPIAASVTHLLAKEAGQENDPRFKKFATGLMLAIAYAASIGGMATIIGTPPNVVMVGYMKRFYNLDVSFTDWMLMGIPLMILCLMACYLIITKVLFVNHLPSIEGSKELIQRKLTALGKITKEEKLVLAIFSVTCFFWIFRQNMNQIIGRNLLDDTTIAMAGGILMFLVPINLKEQKFLLDWADMKELPWGILLLFGGGLCLADGMEKSGLIQIVGNYFSKQDTMSLGLLIFSLTAISMGLTELMSNVALVTIFVPVVFGVADGFHINPIWLAMPVTYAASCAFMMPISTPPNAVLFASGFIRMKDMIKTGVLLNLCCLAIITVMALTLMQWIFA, encoded by the coding sequence ATCGGTCTCGCAGCCGGCCCAATCCTTTTCTGCCTGATCTTCTTTACTGTTACTCCGGAAGTCTTAACCGAGAAAAGCATTATCGTTCTTGCACTTGGCGCATGGATGGTAGTGTGGTGGGCAACCGAAGCCATGCCGATTCCGGTAACGGCCTTACTTCCTATGGTTCTTTTTCCCTTACTGGGAGTTTCAACAGGAAAAGAAGCAGCAGCACCTTATGGCGATCCGGTGATATTCCTGTTCATGGGTGGGTTTATTCTGGCCCTTGGACTGGAGAGACACAATCTTCATCAGCGCATTGCATTGAGCCTGATACGACTGACGGGCACCAGCGGTAACGGGATCATTCTTGGATTCATGCTGTCAACGGCACTGATCAGCATGTGGATCAGCAATACGGCAACTGCTATTATGATGCTTCCAATCGCTGCCTCTGTAACACATTTACTGGCAAAAGAAGCGGGACAGGAAAATGATCCTAGGTTTAAGAAGTTTGCAACTGGTTTGATGCTGGCAATCGCATATGCTGCCAGCATTGGTGGAATGGCGACGATCATTGGCACCCCTCCGAATGTTGTGATGGTGGGCTATATGAAAAGATTTTACAATCTCGATGTAAGCTTTACTGATTGGATGCTGATGGGTATTCCGTTAATGATACTTTGTCTTATGGCATGTTACCTGATCATCACCAAAGTTCTTTTTGTAAATCATCTTCCATCCATTGAAGGGTCCAAAGAGTTAATCCAGCGGAAGCTGACAGCCCTCGGAAAAATTACAAAAGAAGAGAAACTGGTGCTGGCAATATTCTCCGTCACATGCTTCTTCTGGATCTTCCGGCAGAATATGAATCAGATCATTGGTCGCAATCTTCTGGATGATACCACCATTGCCATGGCCGGTGGGATATTGATGTTCCTGGTTCCCATCAATCTTAAGGAACAGAAATTTTTACTGGACTGGGCCGATATGAAAGAACTTCCCTGGGGAATATTGCTCCTCTTTGGCGGCGGACTTTGTCTTGCGGATGGAATGGAGAAATCGGGACTGATTCAGATCGTTGGAAATTATTTCTCAAAGCAGGATACTATGAGTCTTGGGTTATTGATCTTCTCACTCACAGCCATATCCATGGGATTGACCGAGTTGATGAGTAATGTAGCGCTGGTGACGATTTTTGTTCCGGTAGTCTTTGGTGTGGCCGATGGCTTTCATATTAATCCGATCTGGCTGGCGATGCCTGTGACGTATGCAGCAAGCTGTGCTTTCATGATGCCGATCTCCACTCCGCCTAATGCGGTATTGTTTGCAAGCGGTTTTATCCGGATGAAGGATATGATAAAGACAGGAGTGCTGTTAAATCTTTGCTGCCTTGCCATCATCACAGTTATGGCACTAACACTCATGCAGTGGATATTTGCCTGA
- a CDS encoding AtpZ/AtpI family protein yields the protein METDVIVPIMGIMLTIIITLGFFIMIVYLRKFQNIERMSIIEKGLSPEMFKKEAEPTTVRWALLLIGVGIGFLMGYWLDRTFDMEETGYFSMLFIFGGIGLGLAYLHEEKRSKNNKS from the coding sequence ATGGAAACCGACGTAATAGTGCCAATCATGGGAATAATGCTGACGATCATCATTACCCTTGGGTTTTTTATCATGATCGTCTACCTGCGCAAATTTCAAAACATCGAGCGTATGTCAATTATTGAAAAAGGACTTTCTCCTGAGATGTTTAAGAAAGAAGCTGAACCCACTACAGTTCGCTGGGCATTGTTGCTGATCGGTGTTGGTATTGGATTTCTGATGGGCTATTGGCTCGACCGGACATTTGACATGGAAGAAACAGGATACTTCTCTATGCTGTTTATTTTCGGAGGTATCGGCTTAGGATTGGCTTACCTGCATGAAGAGAAGAGATCTAAGAACAATAAATCCTGA
- a CDS encoding sigma-70 family RNA polymerase sigma factor, with translation MISAAEENDLIDRILAGKEDAYARLVDHYKSYAFTIALKILNNRPEAEEAAQDAFIKAFHYLKTFNRQARFSTWLYRIVFNTAISYKRKNSRVMSSIEFHDKGREEASGLEKDDKQVFVAQAMDHLNEADRLAIQLYYIKEFSLEEVAELMGQNINTLKVRIHRARQRMADALKKILNEEALTL, from the coding sequence GTGATTTCTGCAGCAGAAGAAAATGACCTGATCGACCGGATTCTGGCCGGTAAAGAGGATGCCTACGCCCGATTGGTAGACCATTATAAGAGCTATGCCTTTACCATCGCGCTTAAGATCCTCAACAATCGTCCGGAAGCTGAAGAGGCAGCTCAGGATGCCTTTATTAAGGCGTTCCACTATCTGAAGACATTCAACCGTCAGGCAAGATTTTCCACCTGGCTGTATAGAATTGTCTTCAACACTGCCATCAGCTATAAGCGGAAAAACAGTCGCGTGATGTCAAGCATTGAATTTCACGACAAGGGAAGAGAGGAAGCCAGTGGACTCGAAAAAGATGATAAGCAGGTTTTTGTAGCGCAGGCCATGGATCATCTCAACGAAGCAGACCGGCTGGCGATCCAGCTCTATTATATCAAGGAATTCTCTTTGGAAGAGGTGGCAGAACTGATGGGGCAGAATATCAATACATTGAAAGTACGCATTCACCGTGCGCGACAGCGTATGGCAGATGCCTTGAAAAAAATATTAAATGAAGAAGCATTAACTTTATAG
- a CDS encoding gluconate 2-dehydrogenase subunit 3 family protein: MSEVAQIIIPKTDTAGAKEAGVPGFIDQILRECYKEKDQQRYLEGLKAFDEEANSFMDLNPAEQVEFVKKINKEAVEQWRALEGIKKKFMGKIYDDQFSTDAEKEFGTAEQVASADTSRLTSFYRTGNFNMSIDKKTKKVLEVFRNPDARNFFMTTKELTVSGFFTSEPGATTVLQYEAVPGAFHGCLPLSEVGKTWATS, translated from the coding sequence ATGAGTGAAGTTGCACAGATCATTATTCCTAAAACAGATACAGCGGGTGCGAAGGAAGCCGGTGTTCCGGGATTCATTGATCAGATCCTCAGAGAGTGTTATAAAGAGAAAGATCAGCAAAGATATCTTGAAGGTCTGAAGGCTTTTGACGAAGAAGCCAATTCATTTATGGATCTCAATCCTGCCGAGCAGGTCGAGTTTGTAAAGAAGATCAACAAGGAAGCCGTTGAACAATGGAGAGCTCTGGAAGGCATCAAGAAAAAATTCATGGGCAAGATCTATGATGATCAGTTCAGCACTGATGCCGAGAAAGAATTCGGTACGGCAGAGCAGGTTGCTTCAGCTGATACCAGCAGACTTACATCTTTTTACAGAACGGGCAACTTCAATATGTCTATCGATAAGAAGACTAAGAAAGTTCTGGAGGTATTCAGAAATCCTGATGCACGAAATTTCTTCATGACAACCAAGGAGCTTACAGTTTCAGGATTCTTTACATCGGAGCCTGGAGCAACAACAGTATTGCAGTATGAAGCTGTACCGGGAGCGTTCCATGGTTGCTTGCCACTTTCAGAAGTTGGAAAGACCTGGGCTACTTCTTAA
- a CDS encoding GMC family oxidoreductase translates to MNLNTEAQKNNTYDAIVVGTGISGGWASKELTEKGLKTLVLERGRMVKHPDYPTATKDPWEFANGDRPTQEDLKQQGVQNRTGYTIRQSTKHWFVNDLENPYTETKRFDWMRGYHVGGRSITWGRQSYRLGDMDFTANAKDGIAVDWPVRYADISPWYDYVEQYIGVSGSIENLPQLPDGKYLPPMELTCVEVDLKKSMQEKFGRALTIGRTAHMTAPLTHGNSPQRGTCQFRNLCSRGCPYGAYFSSLSSTLVAAEKTGNMTLRPNSIVIGLIYDEAKGKATGVKIQDAETGEQTEFYASVIFLCASTFGSTSIMLNSTSARFPNGFGNDSDQLGRNIMDHHLNAGASGDVEGYEDKYLSGRRANGFYIPRYRNVGSDKRDYLRGFGYQGGGSRSGWSRMVAELSIGEELKEAVTKPGMWSIGMGGFGEFLPYAENRVTLNKDKKDKHGLPTLTFDVEMKENELKMRKDMVSDAAEMLEAAGVKNVRTNDNAGGPGLGIHEMGTARMGNDPKTSVLNKYNQVHACKNVFVTDGSFMTSAACVNPSLTYMAFTARAVDYAVKELKKGNI, encoded by the coding sequence ATGAATTTAAACACTGAAGCGCAAAAGAATAACACGTACGATGCGATCGTAGTCGGAACCGGTATCAGCGGTGGATGGGCGAGCAAAGAGCTGACAGAAAAGGGATTGAAGACCTTAGTTCTGGAAAGAGGAAGAATGGTGAAACATCCTGACTATCCGACAGCAACAAAAGATCCATGGGAGTTCGCCAATGGTGATCGTCCTACTCAGGAAGATCTCAAGCAACAAGGCGTACAGAACCGTACAGGTTACACCATTCGTCAATCGACCAAGCATTGGTTCGTTAACGATCTTGAAAATCCTTATACAGAGACAAAGCGCTTCGACTGGATGAGAGGATATCATGTAGGTGGACGTTCCATCACATGGGGCCGCCAGAGCTACAGACTTGGTGACATGGACTTTACAGCAAATGCCAAGGACGGTATTGCAGTTGACTGGCCGGTTCGTTATGCTGATATCTCACCATGGTATGATTATGTAGAACAATATATAGGAGTTAGCGGATCGATAGAGAATCTTCCCCAGCTTCCGGATGGAAAGTATTTACCTCCCATGGAACTTACATGCGTGGAAGTAGATCTAAAGAAATCCATGCAGGAAAAATTTGGTCGTGCATTGACCATCGGTCGCACGGCACACATGACGGCGCCATTGACACACGGCAATTCTCCTCAGAGAGGAACCTGTCAGTTCAGAAACCTTTGCAGTCGCGGATGTCCGTACGGAGCTTACTTCAGCAGTCTTTCTTCTACCCTTGTGGCGGCAGAGAAGACCGGTAACATGACGCTTCGTCCTAACTCTATTGTTATCGGATTGATCTATGATGAAGCTAAAGGCAAGGCAACCGGAGTGAAGATCCAGGATGCTGAAACCGGCGAGCAGACAGAATTCTATGCAAGCGTGATCTTCCTGTGTGCTTCCACATTCGGTTCAACTTCTATTATGTTAAACTCCACTTCCGCTCGTTTTCCAAATGGATTTGGAAATGACAGCGATCAGTTGGGTCGTAACATCATGGATCATCACCTGAATGCAGGTGCAAGCGGCGATGTAGAAGGTTATGAAGACAAATATCTTTCAGGACGCAGAGCGAACGGATTTTATATCCCACGCTATCGTAATGTCGGATCAGACAAACGTGATTACTTACGTGGATTCGGATATCAGGGTGGAGGAAGTCGCAGCGGCTGGTCACGTATGGTGGCAGAGTTAAGCATTGGCGAAGAGTTGAAGGAGGCGGTCACCAAGCCAGGTATGTGGAGCATTGGTATGGGAGGTTTCGGAGAATTCCTTCCGTATGCTGAAAACCGTGTTACACTTAACAAAGACAAAAAAGATAAGCATGGTCTTCCAACGCTCACATTTGATGTTGAGATGAAAGAGAACGAGCTGAAGATGCGTAAGGATATGGTGAGCGATGCTGCGGAAATGCTGGAAGCAGCAGGTGTTAAGAATGTTCGCACGAATGACAATGCGGGTGGTCCTGGACTTGGTATTCACGAGATGGGTACTGCACGCATGGGTAATGATCCTAAGACATCGGTATTGAATAAATACAATCAGGTACATGCCTGCAAGAATGTATTCGTTACAGATGGTTCATTCATGACGTCTGCGGCGTGTGTGAATCCTTCTCTTACCTACATGGCCTTTACTGCACGGGCAGTGGATTATGCAGTAAAAGAATTGAAAAAAGGTAATATCTGA
- a CDS encoding biotin--[acetyl-CoA-carboxylase] ligase, whose protein sequence is MYKIPANTLFIGQNLIYVPECHSTNSLLSELNDSSQLPEGSVVITDSQTAGRGQRGNTWEAEPGMNITFSLLLRPVFLQAKDQFQLNMAISLAIVDALRKFVSNGIKLKWPNDIYINDFKIGGILIENQLKGSALSSSIVGIGLNINQQQFSSPIASSLYHFTGIAHDLNHVFQDIVAFLEAEYLDLRAGKSMILKERYINALYRFNENHHYESEGENFQGLISDIDEQGRLCIETQGRSRVFSFKEVKFL, encoded by the coding sequence TTGTATAAAATCCCTGCCAATACGCTTTTCATAGGGCAAAACCTGATTTATGTGCCAGAATGTCACTCGACGAATTCCCTCCTAAGCGAATTGAATGACTCCTCACAGCTGCCGGAAGGCTCGGTAGTGATCACCGACAGCCAGACTGCCGGTCGTGGACAGAGGGGTAATACCTGGGAAGCCGAACCGGGGATGAACATTACATTTTCACTCTTACTTCGTCCGGTTTTCCTTCAGGCCAAAGATCAGTTTCAGCTCAACATGGCCATCTCATTGGCAATTGTGGATGCGCTCAGGAAATTTGTTTCCAACGGCATCAAACTCAAATGGCCCAACGACATTTATATTAATGACTTCAAGATTGGTGGAATCCTTATCGAAAACCAGTTGAAAGGATCAGCACTTTCTTCCTCCATTGTAGGGATCGGACTGAATATTAACCAGCAGCAATTCAGCTCACCCATTGCATCTTCTCTTTATCATTTCACGGGCATTGCTCATGATCTTAATCATGTGTTTCAGGATATTGTAGCATTTCTGGAAGCTGAGTATCTCGATCTGAGAGCAGGGAAATCCATGATATTGAAAGAACGATATATCAATGCTTTGTATCGGTTCAATGAAAATCACCACTACGAATCGGAAGGTGAAAATTTTCAGGGGCTGATCTCCGATATCGATGAGCAGGGTCGCCTGTGTATCGAAACCCAGGGGAGGAGCAGAGTGTTCTCTTTTAAAGAGGTTAAATTCCTGTAA
- the rsfS gene encoding ribosome silencing factor, which produces MAKRRKVANAEKLSQLVVKGMQEKKASDIVVMDLREVKNSVAEFFVICSGSSDKQLDSIATSVDQEVFKGLNENPWHSEGKNNKEWVLIDYSNVVAHIFKKDRRSFYALEKLWGDAVITEIAD; this is translated from the coding sequence ATGGCCAAGAGAAGGAAGGTTGCGAATGCTGAAAAGTTAAGCCAGTTAGTAGTAAAGGGAATGCAGGAGAAGAAGGCCAGCGACATTGTTGTGATGGATCTGCGTGAAGTGAAGAATTCCGTTGCGGAGTTTTTCGTCATTTGCTCAGGAAGTTCAGATAAACAGCTGGATTCAATTGCCACTTCCGTGGATCAGGAAGTTTTCAAGGGTTTGAATGAAAATCCATGGCATTCAGAAGGTAAAAACAATAAAGAGTGGGTCTTGATCGACTATAGCAATGTAGTGGCTCACATCTTCAAAAAGGACAGAAGGAGCTTTTATGCACTTGAGAAACTTTGGGGAGATGCAGTGATCACTGAGATCGCAGATTAG
- the hflB gene encoding ATP-dependent zinc metalloprotease FtsH: protein MADKDRKDSKNNPPRVPRPNYQIWIILGLVAVILGVSWLNRSGELTEIQSNKFEDMVQSRDIKKLVLVKDQEQIEITLKPEALQNAKYKQELEKNSPFGMNANGPHYKLKIGSIDKFLDKYEQLTKNIPREQQVDLRVEERGDLTGQLFNWGFLLLLLFGFWMLMRRMTGGGGPGGQIFNIGKSKAALFDAESKVKITFEDAAGLDEAKEEIMEIVEFLKNPGKFTKLGGKIPKGALLVGPPGTGKTLLAKAVAGEAGVPFFSLSGSDFVEMFVGVGAARVRDLFKQAKEKAPCIIFIDEIDAIGRSRGRGQVPGANDERENTLNSLLVEMDGFATDSGVIILAATNRPDVLDSALLRPGRFDRQISIDKPDIVGREAIFKVHLKPIKLSKEVDTKKLAAQTPGFAGAEIANVCNEAALIAARKEKKEVEMKDFHDAIDRVIGGLEKKNKIISPEEKKIVAYHESGHAVAGWFLEHADPLVKVSIVPRGIAALGYAQYLPKEQFLYQTDQLIDEMCMSFGGRVAEDIVFNKISTGALSDLERITKMAYSIVTVYGMNKEIGNISFYDSKQSEYNFQKPYSDATAEKIDKEVRALIDFCYQRTKKLLNDHRDHLEIIAKELLEKEILFQTDLERLIGKRPFSSLTNYEKFTNGKEEAKKESELKDLKKEELTEPSDIPSDLPIGS from the coding sequence ATGGCTGACAAAGACAGAAAAGACAGTAAAAATAACCCTCCAAGAGTGCCAAGACCGAATTATCAGATATGGATAATACTGGGACTGGTGGCCGTGATCTTAGGAGTCAGTTGGCTTAACCGCAGTGGTGAATTAACTGAAATTCAATCCAACAAGTTTGAGGATATGGTGCAAAGCCGCGATATCAAGAAGCTTGTGCTCGTAAAAGATCAGGAACAAATTGAAATCACATTGAAACCGGAGGCATTGCAGAATGCCAAATACAAGCAAGAGCTTGAGAAGAACAGTCCTTTCGGAATGAATGCAAACGGTCCTCATTACAAACTGAAGATCGGTTCCATCGACAAGTTCCTCGACAAGTATGAACAGCTTACCAAGAACATTCCACGTGAACAGCAGGTAGACCTTCGCGTAGAAGAGCGCGGTGATCTTACCGGTCAGCTTTTCAACTGGGGATTCCTGCTCCTGTTATTATTCGGATTCTGGATGCTCATGCGTCGTATGACGGGTGGCGGCGGTCCGGGAGGACAGATCTTCAACATTGGAAAATCAAAGGCTGCATTGTTTGATGCGGAAAGCAAAGTAAAGATCACATTTGAAGATGCGGCAGGTCTTGATGAAGCTAAGGAAGAGATCATGGAGATCGTTGAGTTCCTCAAGAACCCAGGCAAGTTCACCAAGCTAGGAGGTAAAATTCCGAAAGGCGCTTTGCTCGTAGGACCTCCAGGAACAGGTAAGACCTTGCTCGCGAAAGCTGTTGCAGGTGAAGCCGGTGTTCCATTCTTCTCCCTCTCAGGATCAGACTTCGTTGAAATGTTTGTGGGTGTAGGTGCGGCACGTGTGCGTGATCTATTCAAACAGGCAAAAGAAAAAGCTCCCTGTATCATCTTCATTGATGAGATTGATGCGATCGGTCGTTCACGCGGAAGAGGTCAGGTACCAGGTGCGAATGATGAACGTGAAAACACATTGAACTCATTGCTGGTGGAGATGGATGGATTTGCAACCGACAGTGGTGTTATCATCCTTGCGGCAACCAACCGTCCTGATGTATTGGACTCTGCCCTGCTTCGTCCGGGACGTTTCGATCGTCAGATCAGCATTGACAAACCGGATATCGTGGGCCGTGAAGCAATCTTCAAAGTTCATTTGAAACCTATCAAGCTTTCAAAAGAAGTGGATACGAAAAAGCTGGCAGCACAGACTCCTGGTTTTGCAGGTGCTGAAATTGCCAACGTATGTAACGAAGCAGCATTGATTGCAGCGCGTAAGGAAAAGAAAGAAGTTGAGATGAAAGATTTTCATGATGCTATCGATCGCGTGATCGGCGGCCTTGAAAAGAAAAACAAGATCATATCTCCAGAAGAAAAGAAGATCGTTGCCTATCATGAATCAGGTCACGCTGTAGCGGGATGGTTCCTGGAGCATGCCGATCCATTGGTGAAGGTGAGCATTGTACCACGCGGTATCGCTGCGTTGGGATATGCACAGTACTTGCCGAAAGAACAGTTCTTATATCAGACTGATCAGTTGATTGATGAAATGTGTATGTCGTTCGGCGGACGTGTTGCTGAAGACATCGTATTCAATAAGATCTCTACCGGTGCATTGAGTGATCTTGAACGCATCACGAAGATGGCGTACAGCATCGTTACGGTGTATGGTATGAATAAGGAGATTGGAAACATTTCGTTCTACGACAGCAAGCAGTCGGAGTACAATTTCCAGAAACCGTATTCTGATGCAACAGCAGAGAAGATCGATAAGGAAGTCCGCGCATTGATTGACTTCTGTTATCAGCGCACCAAGAAGTTGTTGAATGATCACCGCGATCATCTTGAGATCATTGCAAAAGAATTGCTGGAGAAAGAAATTCTCTTCCAGACTGATCTTGAGCGATTGATTGGCAAGAGGCCCTTCAGCAGCCTGACGAACTATGAGAAGTTCACCAACGGAAAAGAAGAAGCAAAGAAAGAAAGCGAGCTGAAAGATCTAAAGAAAGAAGAGCTGACAGAGCCGAGCGACATTCCAAGCGATCTGCCGATAGGTTCTTAA